One region of Streptomyces rishiriensis genomic DNA includes:
- a CDS encoding PTS transporter subunit EIIC, translating into MRIDSSSTAAAILPLVGGPANVLSVAHCMTRLRLGLADPSHADQEALRAVPGVLGVVVDGGSYQVVLGPGVVTRVTADFEQLLAQPSTAAELGARGARLREERRRGNATPFKAGLRRLAAVFVPLIPALIGCGVLAGVNGLLLNAGWLPGLSPALTAVASAFMALIAVFVGHNTAKEFGGTPILGGAVAAIVVYPGVAKVTAFGVTLAPGQGGVLGALAAALLATRVEKWCRGRVPEALDVLLTPTLTVLVSGLATLYGLMYAAGLVSSAIGTAANWLLATTGAFAGLVLGGLFLPLVMLGLHQALIPIHTTLIDQQGYTVLLPVLAMAGAGQVGAAVAVYVRLRHDTSLRTTIRSALPAGLLGVGEPLIYGVSLPLGRPFLTACAGGAAGGAFVGFFAMLGDQVGATAIGPSGWALFPLLAGNRGLGLTAAVYAGGLLTGYAVGFAATYAFGITDRARTTTPPHPSRSGDGEGGESGCEGKSGSGSGGGGGSGGGSRSGGGCGARPGAAAGTGGAEPDPKR; encoded by the coding sequence GTGCGAATCGACTCCTCCTCCACCGCCGCCGCGATCCTGCCCCTGGTGGGCGGCCCGGCGAACGTCCTGTCCGTCGCCCACTGCATGACCCGGCTGCGGCTGGGGCTCGCCGATCCGTCCCACGCGGACCAGGAGGCGCTGCGGGCCGTGCCCGGGGTGCTCGGGGTCGTCGTCGATGGCGGCTCGTACCAGGTGGTCCTCGGGCCGGGCGTGGTGACGCGGGTGACGGCCGACTTCGAGCAGCTGCTCGCCCAGCCGTCCACCGCCGCCGAACTGGGCGCGCGCGGCGCCCGGTTGCGGGAGGAGCGGCGCAGGGGCAACGCGACCCCGTTCAAGGCCGGTCTGCGCCGGCTGGCCGCCGTGTTCGTCCCGCTGATCCCCGCCCTCATCGGCTGCGGCGTCCTCGCCGGTGTGAACGGTCTGCTGCTCAACGCCGGGTGGCTGCCCGGCCTCAGCCCCGCCCTGACCGCCGTCGCCTCCGCGTTCATGGCGCTGATCGCCGTCTTCGTCGGCCACAACACGGCGAAGGAGTTCGGCGGCACCCCGATCCTGGGCGGCGCGGTCGCCGCAATCGTCGTCTACCCGGGGGTCGCGAAGGTGACGGCATTCGGGGTGACCCTCGCCCCCGGTCAGGGCGGGGTCCTCGGCGCGCTGGCCGCCGCGCTCCTCGCGACCCGCGTCGAGAAGTGGTGCCGCGGCCGGGTTCCGGAGGCGCTCGACGTCCTCCTCACGCCGACCCTGACGGTCCTCGTCTCCGGGCTCGCCACGCTGTACGGCCTGATGTACGCGGCCGGCCTGGTGTCGTCGGCCATCGGCACGGCGGCGAACTGGCTGCTGGCGACGACGGGCGCCTTCGCCGGTCTGGTGCTCGGCGGCCTCTTCCTGCCGCTGGTGATGCTCGGCCTGCACCAGGCCCTCATCCCCATCCACACCACCCTGATCGACCAGCAGGGCTACACGGTCCTGCTGCCCGTCCTGGCGATGGCGGGCGCGGGCCAGGTCGGCGCGGCGGTGGCGGTGTACGTGCGGCTGCGCCACGACACATCTCTCCGCACGACGATCAGGTCGGCGCTCCCGGCCGGGCTGCTGGGCGTCGGAGAGCCCCTGATCTACGGGGTGTCGCTCCCGCTGGGCCGCCCCTTCCTCACCGCCTGCGCGGGCGGGGCGGCCGGCGGCGCCTTCGTCGGCTTCTTCGCGATGCTGGGCGACCAGGTGGGTGCGACGGCGATCGGCCCGTCCGGCTGGGCCCTGTTCCCGCTGCTGGCCGGCAACCGGGGGCTGGGCCTGACCGCGGCGGTCTACGCGGGCGGACTCCTGACGGGATACGCGGTCGGCTTCGCGGCGACCTACGCCTTCGGCATCACCGACCGAGCAAGGACCACCACCCCTCCCCACCCGAGCAGGAGCGGAGACGGGGAGGGGGGCGAGAGCGGGTGCGAAGGCAAGAGCGGGAGCGGGAGCGGGGGCGGGGGCGGGAGCGGGGGCGGGAGCCGGAGCGGGGGCGGGTGCGGAGCCCGCCCGGGAGCCGCAGCCGGAACAGGGGGCGCGGAGCCGGACCCGAAGCGATAG